One genomic segment of Chitinibacter sp. FCG-7 includes these proteins:
- the tssG gene encoding type VI secretion system baseplate subunit TssG encodes MKSFIRDFAQRQNLFAVMRWVDANNPDKPLLGRSQRANEDAVRLAHQPDLAFAATEISAIETHPVINVLVIRHFSNGLFGPNGPLPLHLTEQVWDKLHNHADMRLRDFADIFHHRMQCLLYRAWADVQPVIALDRDDSQLFVARVGAIAGYAGTELVDRDALPDHFKIRHAGQFSRPVRSTHELQVLLRQLLNIPVKLSENCFQFLHLDTEQCTALGKHNNNLGQSMVLGKRVPDVQFGFSILLGPMTQSEYDQFDSGSISLQRVNSLIRNWIGLHYNWRIQLEVLTPTARKLKLGQGVRLGFDSWLLPQKKNQPVLSGITYAN; translated from the coding sequence ATGAAGTCATTTATACGCGATTTTGCACAGCGCCAAAACTTATTTGCAGTGATGCGCTGGGTAGATGCAAATAATCCTGATAAGCCCCTTCTGGGGCGTAGTCAACGTGCAAATGAAGATGCAGTGCGTTTGGCTCATCAGCCCGATCTGGCCTTTGCCGCCACTGAAATTAGTGCCATTGAAACACACCCTGTTATCAATGTTCTCGTAATTCGTCATTTTTCAAATGGATTATTTGGGCCAAATGGTCCGTTGCCGCTGCATTTGACTGAACAGGTCTGGGACAAACTACATAATCATGCAGACATGAGGCTGCGCGATTTTGCAGATATCTTTCATCACAGGATGCAGTGTTTACTGTATCGCGCTTGGGCTGATGTCCAGCCAGTGATTGCGCTAGATCGAGATGACAGTCAATTATTTGTAGCGCGGGTGGGTGCAATTGCTGGCTATGCAGGTACAGAGTTGGTAGACCGTGATGCGTTGCCAGACCATTTTAAAATTCGACATGCCGGACAGTTTTCCAGGCCTGTCCGTAGCACTCACGAATTGCAGGTCTTACTACGACAGTTGTTGAATATCCCGGTAAAGCTGAGTGAAAACTGCTTCCAGTTTTTACATCTTGATACGGAACAATGCACAGCTTTGGGGAAGCATAACAACAATCTAGGGCAAAGTATGGTACTAGGCAAGAGAGTGCCTGATGTTCAATTTGGGTTTTCTATTTTGCTAGGTCCAATGACACAAAGCGAATACGATCAATTCGATTCTGGGTCTATCTCTTTACAGCGTGTAAATTCACTCATCAGAAACTGGATCGGGCTTCATTACAACTGGCGTATTCAGCTCGAAGTTCTTACGCCAACTGCACGGAAATTAAAATTGGGTCAAGGTGTGCGGCTTGGTTTTGATAGCTGGCTATTACCTCAAAAAAAGAATCAGCCAGTTTTAAGTGGCATTACATATGCGAATTGA
- the tssF gene encoding type VI secretion system baseplate subunit TssF — MNERFLELYNQELRHLRDMGREFSRQYPDIAGHLGDNSQVVDPYVERLLEGFAFLSSRVQLKQEAAFPEFTNSLLSCAYPHWNKQTPSCAIAGFTPDKTSTGLHDGFTIPRGARLLTQPVPGIDISCEYVTAFDVRIWPIKLATAQYVVGESIYGGPRGTKSTLLITLQSYPGADFRRMSIDSLDFFSAGDDSISTKLCELVVGNQLGVSVLSDSHNRNGSSYFLGSDAIKSKGFAENEALLPVDSRTFSGYRLLQEYFSFPYKFRYFTLSHPQLVEAIQGGASTGQVTIAIHLGSNDPSLASMVSNESLRLFTSPIINLFKRRMDRILVDDMQTEYHMVVDRRKPLAYEIYDATVIEGFGRDFAEINTFTPLFAGAGRTGWQASTAFFSLRRQPRLVNENKPLSSFVANYQFSEVFLSVVDRNNTPLSPDVRQFGGEILVTNGPFPILSPRDGLRDLTLVESAPLESIHFVVPPSEPAAAVSEGETPWRLINQLSLNYLYLNDQDESSAVNTLKNLLELYARFGRNRHLAHAQSLSAMRTRVVTRRHPEPGPITYSKGLSVDICLDDIAFAGASGFVFGLVLREFLLQFVQLNAFVEFRLSTQNRGQIKVWPAQVGSRGLL, encoded by the coding sequence ATGAATGAACGATTTCTTGAGCTTTATAATCAGGAACTGCGTCACTTGCGGGATATGGGGCGGGAGTTTTCCCGGCAGTATCCGGATATCGCCGGACATTTAGGCGATAATAGCCAAGTTGTCGATCCTTATGTTGAGCGCCTATTGGAGGGGTTTGCCTTTTTATCTTCCCGGGTGCAGCTTAAGCAAGAGGCCGCATTTCCTGAGTTTACGAATAGTTTACTCAGCTGTGCCTACCCACACTGGAATAAACAGACTCCATCATGTGCAATTGCCGGATTTACACCTGACAAAACATCGACGGGTCTACATGATGGATTTACTATCCCGCGTGGTGCCAGACTGTTGACTCAGCCAGTGCCAGGGATTGATATTTCTTGCGAGTATGTGACCGCTTTTGATGTCCGTATTTGGCCGATTAAATTAGCAACTGCTCAGTACGTTGTTGGTGAGTCAATTTATGGCGGGCCACGCGGAACCAAGTCAACATTACTGATTACTTTGCAATCCTACCCCGGTGCTGATTTCCGGCGCATGTCGATTGATAGCTTGGATTTCTTCTCCGCTGGAGATGATTCTATTTCAACTAAATTGTGCGAGCTCGTTGTTGGTAATCAACTAGGCGTGTCAGTCCTTTCTGATTCTCATAATCGGAATGGATCCAGTTATTTTCTTGGTTCTGATGCAATTAAATCGAAAGGATTTGCAGAAAATGAGGCATTACTTCCTGTTGATTCTCGTACCTTTTCAGGCTATCGATTGTTGCAGGAGTATTTTAGTTTTCCATATAAATTCCGTTATTTCACATTGTCTCATCCGCAATTAGTTGAGGCCATTCAGGGGGGGGCATCTACTGGCCAGGTCACAATTGCAATTCATCTTGGGTCTAATGATCCCTCTCTTGCGAGTATGGTTTCCAATGAGAGTCTACGTTTATTTACTTCTCCTATAATAAATTTGTTCAAACGTCGGATGGATCGCATTCTGGTTGACGATATGCAGACTGAGTATCATATGGTTGTGGATCGTAGGAAACCACTGGCTTACGAAATATATGATGCGACAGTTATTGAAGGTTTTGGCCGAGATTTTGCGGAAATAAATACGTTTACACCTTTATTTGCAGGTGCTGGCCGTACTGGCTGGCAAGCTTCAACGGCCTTTTTCTCATTGCGTCGTCAGCCACGGTTAGTGAATGAAAATAAACCGCTCTCATCATTTGTTGCAAATTATCAATTTAGTGAGGTTTTTCTTTCTGTTGTAGATCGAAATAATACACCGCTGAGCCCTGATGTCCGCCAATTTGGTGGAGAAATACTTGTCACCAATGGTCCATTTCCAATTCTGAGTCCACGCGATGGCCTGCGCGATTTGACCCTTGTTGAATCTGCCCCATTGGAATCCATACACTTCGTGGTTCCACCTTCCGAGCCAGCAGCAGCTGTTTCAGAGGGGGAAACGCCTTGGCGCTTGATTAATCAGCTTTCACTTAATTATTTATATTTGAATGATCAGGATGAAAGCAGCGCAGTCAATACATTAAAAAACTTGTTGGAACTGTATGCGCGTTTTGGGCGAAATCGACATTTGGCGCATGCACAAAGCTTATCTGCGATGCGTACCAGAGTTGTTACTCGTCGGCACCCTGAACCAGGCCCTATCACGTATAGCAAAGGGCTGTCGGTTGATATCTGCCTTGATGATATCGCTTTTGCTGGGGCAAGTGGCTTTGTATTCGGATTAGTCTTACGCGAATTCTTGCTGCAATTTGTTCAACTTAATGCATTTGTCGAGTTTCGCCTGTCTACTCAAAATAGAGGTCAGATTAAGGTCTGGCCTGCCCAGGTAGGCAGTAGAGGCTTGCTGTGA
- the tssE gene encoding type VI secretion system baseplate subunit TssE yields MKNLLFTTTVWDRLTSEPGALSNENMRPADKTKLLASVSADLNALLNAISAVDVFECPLQNVAGSVLAFGFPCVSGKSLSSVHVKQIKSWIEESIVRFEPRILPDSISVVPLIESRHSHHQFLAYGIRGLVHSTPYPVELELQTRLDLDNGRFALVDIAAEPA; encoded by the coding sequence ATGAAAAATCTTTTATTCACCACAACAGTATGGGATCGTTTGACCTCTGAGCCCGGCGCATTGAGTAATGAGAATATGCGTCCTGCAGATAAGACAAAATTACTGGCCAGCGTTTCAGCCGATTTGAATGCTTTGCTGAATGCAATTTCTGCGGTAGACGTGTTTGAATGTCCTTTACAGAATGTCGCGGGGTCTGTGCTTGCTTTTGGATTTCCTTGTGTCAGCGGTAAAAGTCTATCGTCTGTACATGTGAAGCAGATTAAAAGCTGGATTGAAGAAAGTATTGTGCGTTTTGAGCCTAGGATTTTACCTGATTCAATATCTGTTGTTCCGCTAATTGAAAGCCGTCATTCACATCACCAGTTCTTGGCTTATGGAATTCGCGGGCTAGTTCACTCTACACCTTATCCTGTTGAGCTGGAGTTACAAACTAGGTTGGATCTGGATAATGGGCGTTTTGCTTTGGTTGATATAGCGGCAGAACCAGCATGA
- the tagF gene encoding type VI secretion system-associated protein TagF: MEKIAFFGKIPTSPEFTGRGLNCEISDLLAKWIGNQLVCKKSSSINESNNEIRAWRFYISPELMNGVGLMGVMLRSRDSVGRDYPFLLVHEATSDLLIQADLTGWFDRIADIAEGTVLNHLSIQQLEILLERLPILMDAANKEDALLTRRLVHEWGGITCATPHALPATSAISFFTRNLAALGIERLFVGSSVWWQKSSDGSCCEFIHTPRLPIVNDFQNLDSPW; encoded by the coding sequence ATGGAAAAGATCGCTTTTTTTGGAAAAATTCCTACATCCCCTGAGTTTACAGGTCGTGGTTTGAATTGTGAGATCAGTGATTTACTAGCTAAATGGATTGGCAACCAGTTAGTGTGTAAAAAATCAAGCTCCATTAATGAAAGTAATAATGAAATTCGGGCGTGGCGTTTTTATATTTCTCCAGAATTAATGAATGGAGTTGGTTTGATGGGGGTCATGTTACGAAGTCGGGATTCAGTAGGTCGTGATTACCCTTTTCTATTAGTTCATGAGGCGACGTCAGATTTGCTTATTCAAGCTGATTTAACTGGCTGGTTTGACCGAATTGCAGATATTGCTGAAGGAACAGTACTGAATCATCTAAGTATCCAGCAACTGGAAATATTACTAGAAAGATTACCGATATTGATGGACGCGGCCAACAAAGAAGATGCTTTACTAACTCGTCGACTGGTGCATGAGTGGGGGGGCATTACTTGCGCCACGCCTCATGCTTTGCCTGCAACGTCTGCTATTTCTTTCTTTACACGTAACTTGGCTGCACTTGGTATTGAGCGCTTGTTTGTCGGTAGTTCTGTTTGGTGGCAAAAATCAAGTGATGGCAGTTGCTGTGAATTTATTCATACACCACGACTTCCGATTGTCAATGACTTTCAAAACCTTGATTCGCCATGGTAA
- the tssM gene encoding type VI secretion system membrane subunit TssM, with the protein MSRLFRIFSSSWFWSALGLLCLSLLIWWVGPLVKVAQWAPFASDWGRIIVLAVIWCAYFGSLFFTLFRERKAQKELEQGMQSDETTAISEASNALTQRFSEALEVLRQVRPEDEQGWLSRLLGRLDRQAHLYRLPWFMVLGAPGSGKTTILQNSGLKFPLGSDAIDGVGGTRNCKWLFADQAVLLDLAGRYTTHESDRQQDSAEWGHFLKLLKRTRVNQPINGVLVTISADSLIKGQRADLENQANSVRQRIQELQQVLSLEVPVYLLVTKCDLINGFAEYFESLTAEERQQVWGFTLPLPAGEKEHVAISSISGHVDGLLNGLQCMLIGKLQKEGELLRRSAVGVFPQAFYTVRESLIDFAEAAFSQNPYQPRVLFRGLYLTSAAQQGEAIDPLFGAIPQSLGIKQSFAKLLGPQMVFRPYFLTRLFSELILGESHLAGRDINWYRKRTLTRTLGYVSLSLVFLIALGGLTLSYQQNEGYIQVVNAKLPDAQRDVEQVKVTGDMNLAEILPALNSVMHIADPISDSSSINMLGLGQLEKLKSASNSAYERMLQDTLLTYVNHRLELGLDTYRNDPDMLYETLKMYLMLHDPKHYNEANLRAWVIMDWENHLADSTTIEQRKQLELHFNNLLSRGVVQSKTPVNSDLVKEIRAIISASSLSQRVYGRIKRMGVADNLPPFRLSEVAGPSAASIFIRASGAPISQGVPGLYTADGYSKAFLPALDPTLKELQSEEPWVLGIATAETSLKEKLSGTDDYAQYKLQVKQLYLNEYAGIWERYVNDIRIAPSSNLQQSIHLARLLSAPDSPMLYFLRGVTRETSLVGLSDSGVSSSAEALAKSVATNAVQAQKDKLQRLVNAPALQRPAQQIVGKPEYIVDSRFISIHRMVNSPGQGVPAPIDSTLILLNDLYNHLSATEVAVQSKGALPQSDIPVRLKAEAQRMPAPINDMLQTLSDVSVRHAQGEARNNLSTLIENTLGDTCSQIIDKRYPFNRTGTQEVKRDDFQKYFSPGGVLDSFFQKNLAQEVDMTGKVWALKTAATNETKGRTSTALAEFQRADAIRTIFFSSGINSQVRFTIKPVEMGANVIQAVLDVDGQILRYRHDAIVPMQMSWPGKSSGQVRLSLTSIKGEDLGSVTHEGDWALWRAIDRGLLEKTDRPEAIRVTFKIQDHYVKYEIVASTAQNPFTLAEMSKFRCPTNI; encoded by the coding sequence ATGAGCAGGCTATTTCGTATTTTTTCAAGTTCATGGTTTTGGTCGGCATTAGGCTTATTATGCTTAAGCCTATTGATCTGGTGGGTAGGTCCGCTCGTTAAAGTTGCACAGTGGGCTCCATTTGCGTCTGATTGGGGGCGCATCATTGTTTTGGCTGTAATTTGGTGTGCCTATTTTGGCTCTTTATTTTTCACATTATTCCGTGAGCGTAAAGCACAGAAAGAGCTTGAGCAAGGCATGCAAAGTGACGAGACCACTGCCATTAGCGAGGCCTCTAACGCTTTAACTCAGCGCTTCAGTGAAGCTCTTGAAGTCCTTCGGCAAGTCCGCCCGGAGGATGAGCAAGGCTGGCTATCTCGCTTGCTAGGGCGATTGGATCGCCAAGCTCACCTATACCGCTTGCCCTGGTTTATGGTGCTTGGAGCACCTGGCAGCGGAAAAACAACGATCCTGCAAAATTCAGGCTTGAAATTTCCGCTTGGCAGCGATGCTATTGATGGCGTGGGCGGAACTCGCAATTGCAAATGGTTGTTCGCAGACCAGGCTGTCTTGCTAGATTTGGCAGGACGATATACGACGCATGAAAGTGATCGGCAACAGGACTCAGCTGAGTGGGGCCATTTTCTCAAATTATTGAAACGTACACGAGTTAATCAGCCAATTAATGGTGTTCTAGTTACGATTTCTGCAGACTCCTTAATCAAGGGGCAGCGGGCAGATCTTGAAAATCAAGCAAACTCTGTACGTCAACGCATTCAGGAGCTGCAGCAAGTATTGAGCCTTGAAGTGCCTGTCTATCTTCTGGTTACGAAGTGCGATTTGATTAATGGATTTGCTGAATATTTCGAATCATTGACAGCTGAAGAACGCCAGCAGGTTTGGGGCTTTACATTACCTTTGCCTGCGGGTGAAAAAGAGCATGTTGCGATTTCTTCTATTTCAGGTCACGTGGACGGCTTGCTCAATGGACTGCAGTGTATGCTGATCGGCAAATTGCAGAAAGAGGGAGAATTGCTAAGGCGTTCAGCAGTGGGGGTGTTTCCACAAGCTTTTTATACCGTTCGCGAATCATTAATTGATTTTGCTGAAGCTGCTTTTAGTCAAAATCCTTACCAGCCACGAGTACTTTTCCGAGGTTTGTATTTAACCAGTGCAGCTCAACAAGGCGAAGCTATTGATCCATTATTCGGTGCTATTCCGCAAAGTCTTGGGATTAAACAATCCTTTGCGAAATTACTAGGGCCACAAATGGTTTTTCGCCCATATTTTCTGACTCGCCTATTTAGCGAGCTGATTCTGGGTGAAAGCCATTTAGCTGGAAGAGATATTAACTGGTATCGTAAACGTACTTTGACTAGGACGTTGGGCTACGTATCATTATCGCTTGTATTTCTTATTGCTCTTGGGGGATTAACTCTCAGCTATCAGCAAAATGAAGGCTATATACAAGTAGTCAATGCTAAATTGCCAGATGCTCAGCGCGATGTCGAGCAAGTTAAAGTAACTGGCGATATGAATCTAGCTGAAATTTTACCTGCCTTAAATAGCGTAATGCATATTGCTGACCCCATTAGCGATAGTAGTAGCATCAACATGCTTGGCTTGGGACAACTCGAAAAATTAAAATCAGCATCCAATAGTGCATATGAACGTATGCTGCAGGATACACTGCTGACTTATGTAAATCATCGTCTTGAGCTGGGACTGGATACATATCGAAATGATCCGGATATGCTTTATGAAACATTGAAGATGTATCTCATGCTACATGATCCAAAGCATTATAATGAGGCGAACTTGCGTGCTTGGGTCATTATGGATTGGGAAAATCATCTTGCCGATTCAACAACAATCGAGCAACGTAAACAGCTTGAATTACACTTTAATAATTTGCTCTCCAGAGGCGTTGTGCAGAGTAAAACTCCAGTCAATAGTGACCTAGTAAAAGAAATACGCGCAATTATTTCCGCTAGCTCATTATCACAACGGGTTTATGGCCGAATTAAGCGAATGGGGGTTGCAGATAACCTGCCACCATTCCGTCTTAGTGAAGTAGCCGGTCCCTCAGCGGCATCTATTTTCATACGCGCAAGTGGCGCACCTATTAGTCAAGGCGTGCCCGGTTTGTACACTGCAGATGGTTATTCGAAGGCATTTTTGCCTGCCCTTGATCCAACACTAAAAGAATTGCAGAGTGAAGAACCGTGGGTACTGGGTATCGCCACGGCGGAAACCAGCCTCAAAGAAAAGCTTTCCGGAACTGATGATTACGCGCAGTATAAATTGCAAGTCAAGCAGTTATATTTGAATGAATATGCAGGAATCTGGGAGCGATATGTGAATGATATCCGGATTGCACCAAGTTCAAACTTGCAACAAAGTATACATCTGGCACGTTTGTTATCTGCCCCGGATTCACCGATGTTGTATTTTCTACGGGGTGTTACGCGCGAAACTTCTTTAGTTGGATTAAGTGACTCGGGTGTTTCTTCATCAGCTGAAGCGTTAGCCAAATCAGTGGCAACAAATGCAGTACAAGCACAAAAAGATAAATTGCAGAGGTTGGTGAATGCTCCCGCATTACAACGGCCCGCACAACAAATCGTTGGTAAACCGGAATATATTGTTGATAGTCGTTTTATTAGCATACATCGTATGGTGAACTCACCAGGGCAAGGTGTTCCTGCCCCTATTGATTCGACATTGATTCTGTTAAATGATTTATACAATCATTTGTCAGCAACCGAAGTTGCTGTACAGTCAAAAGGAGCTTTGCCACAAAGCGATATTCCAGTGCGTCTTAAAGCGGAAGCTCAGCGCATGCCAGCTCCGATCAACGATATGTTGCAGACGCTATCTGATGTCAGCGTACGCCATGCGCAAGGTGAGGCAAGAAATAATTTATCTACTCTCATTGAAAATACGCTGGGTGACACATGTTCGCAAATTATCGACAAGCGTTACCCATTTAATCGCACTGGCACTCAGGAAGTGAAACGTGATGATTTTCAAAAGTATTTTTCTCCGGGTGGAGTTCTGGATAGTTTTTTCCAAAAAAATCTAGCGCAAGAAGTTGATATGACAGGAAAAGTGTGGGCGTTGAAAACGGCCGCCACAAATGAGACTAAAGGGCGGACATCTACTGCTTTAGCCGAATTTCAGCGTGCTGATGCGATTCGTACTATTTTTTTCTCTAGCGGGATTAATTCTCAGGTGAGATTTACGATAAAGCCAGTTGAAATGGGGGCAAATGTAATTCAAGCGGTTTTAGATGTTGATGGGCAAATACTGCGTTATCGGCATGATGCAATTGTGCCCATGCAGATGAGCTGGCCTGGCAAAAGTTCAGGTCAGGTTCGTCTGAGCTTAACATCGATCAAAGGTGAAGATCTTGGCAGTGTTACACACGAAGGGGATTGGGCTCTTTGGCGGGCGATAGATCGTGGCCTTCTTGAAAAGACCGACCGCCCAGAGGCTATTCGTGTTACGTTTAAAATTCAGGATCATTATGTCAAATACGAAATAGTCGCATCTACAGCACAAAATCCATTCACTTTAGCGGAGATGAGCAAATTCCGCTGCCCTACAAACATATAA
- the tssL gene encoding type VI secretion system protein TssL, long form, translated as MTDAVINAKGSQESWAQLFGGAQSTGHVDVHQFDVRAAESLAFGLNPIVSAAGELLYTGLQLRNAKEACDLALLQQLLIAKVGEFEEAMRIRGVRHEHVIGARYVMCTFLDEIVASSSWGGSWSATSLLVHFHKETWGGEKFFQLLERLKESANESRDLLELMYVCMSYGFAGRYLVLDGGMQQHEVIRKNLGELLRTLRPSANAEMASQWQGVSKQSKRSMVVVPIWVAAALLSLAALLLYLFLSLRLNQFSDPVFGSIQSLRVKSSGDAIPAKEARFSRFLEREVREGLVSVADYEDRSVVTILGDSSFSSGSADVLPIVLPVLHRIGLELKKYPGAVVINGHTDNQPISNLRFPSNWQLSKARAESVATVLVSDIGKGRIEVKGSADSESVADNSTAIGRAKNRRVEITVFITNK; from the coding sequence GTGACTGATGCGGTAATCAATGCAAAAGGCTCGCAAGAGTCTTGGGCGCAGCTGTTTGGTGGAGCTCAGTCTACTGGGCATGTTGATGTACATCAATTTGACGTACGTGCAGCAGAAAGCCTAGCTTTTGGCCTCAATCCAATTGTATCTGCAGCTGGCGAGCTGTTGTACACAGGTCTTCAATTGCGAAACGCAAAAGAAGCTTGTGATCTTGCGCTATTGCAACAACTGCTCATCGCTAAAGTTGGAGAGTTTGAAGAAGCAATGCGCATCCGGGGTGTTCGCCATGAGCATGTAATTGGTGCGCGTTATGTAATGTGCACTTTTCTGGATGAGATTGTTGCTAGCTCTTCGTGGGGTGGGTCATGGTCTGCTACATCACTGCTCGTCCACTTTCATAAAGAAACTTGGGGCGGTGAGAAGTTTTTCCAATTGCTCGAGCGGTTGAAAGAGTCTGCAAATGAAAGTCGCGATTTGCTTGAATTAATGTATGTCTGCATGAGCTATGGTTTTGCTGGTCGTTATTTGGTTTTGGATGGCGGCATGCAGCAGCATGAGGTCATTAGGAAAAACTTAGGGGAGCTGTTGCGAACTTTACGCCCTTCTGCAAATGCCGAGATGGCAAGTCAATGGCAAGGGGTTTCAAAGCAGAGTAAGCGATCCATGGTGGTTGTCCCGATTTGGGTTGCTGCGGCTCTGCTCTCGTTGGCCGCCTTGCTTTTATATCTCTTTCTCTCCCTGCGATTGAATCAATTTTCCGATCCTGTTTTTGGAAGCATTCAAAGCCTGCGTGTTAAATCGAGTGGTGACGCTATTCCGGCCAAGGAGGCACGTTTTTCACGCTTCCTAGAGCGTGAAGTGCGGGAAGGGCTGGTAAGCGTTGCTGATTATGAAGACCGATCAGTGGTGACTATTTTAGGTGATAGTTCTTTTAGCTCAGGCAGTGCTGATGTATTGCCTATTGTTCTGCCTGTATTACACCGGATCGGGCTCGAACTTAAAAAATATCCTGGTGCAGTAGTCATTAATGGTCATACGGATAATCAGCCTATCAGCAATTTACGTTTTCCATCGAATTGGCAGCTATCTAAAGCACGTGCTGAGTCAGTTGCCACTGTATTGGTTTCAGATATAGGCAAGGGGCGTATTGAAGTAAAAGGCAGTGCCGACTCGGAATCTGTGGCTGACAATTCGACTGCAATAGGTCGGGCCAAAAATCGGCGGGTTGAAATTACCGTATTCATTACCAACAAATAA